The sequence below is a genomic window from Saccopteryx leptura isolate mSacLep1 chromosome 3, mSacLep1_pri_phased_curated, whole genome shotgun sequence.
ATGGTACCCTGTTATAACACACATTCTGATTGTTAGTGCAAGTGCCTCCTCTGTCCTGATCTGATCTAGATGACAGGTCCCTTAAGGGCTGGCTCAGTTCTGTATTGATGAGCACAGAGGGTTTAGAATTAAGTGTTAATGTCCTGTTCTGTTTCCTCTTGGTTCTTTTTCTTCCCGACATTGCTCACTGGTAGGAGGGGTGGTTGTTGGGTCGGGGCTGAGGGTGGCTGGTATCATAAACCAGAGTAGAAACATCCTTAGCAGTCAAGTCTGCTTACCGAAGTTATGTGGGCTTCGGTATATGGTCCTGCAGATTATCTGCTCATACATGATACCCATAAATATCACTTATTCAAGAAGGATTCCTGATCCCCTCTCCCCTTGAAGACTTTCCTGGAAGAGTTTTCCTAGGAGGACCatgacttattcatttattttgttcgtTCATTTTGGTGAAACACTGTATAACATAGAAAAGTGCACATATCATTAGTATTCAGCTTGATGCAGTTTCATAAATGAACACAACATGTGACCCATATCTAACATAGAACATGACCAGCATCCCAGTAAATAATCCTATTACACATTTTGTGAAAGACTGGGATTATGCACAGGAGTGCTTGCTGTGTGCAGTAAATCAGAGACTGTAGGCCTGACCtcttgtggcacagtggataaagtgtcaatctggaatgctgaggtcgccagttcaaaaccctgggcttgcctggtggaggcacatatgacagttgaagcttcctgctctttcccacttctctctctcctctctctgcaaaaatgaatttaaaaatttttttaaattaataagtaaataaaaataaaatttagagacCACATTTGGGGCAGGGCAACTTGCAGTTACGAATTCTCTCAAATAAGGACACTAGCCCCAGCCtggactgtggtggtgcagtggataaagcattgacctggaatgctgaggtcaccattttgaatccctgggcttgcctggtcaaagcacatataagaagcaactactataagtagatgcttcctgtttctcccctctctttctcactttctttctttttctctctctctcccctctctccaaaaataaataaatagtactaaaaaaaaaaaaaaaaaaaagagcactagctccttttgtatattcatttcctttcattcttCCTAGGAGTACTGACTGCTTTCCATAGTAAATTTTATAAGGAATCAGATCACCCACAATTTGAGTTTGGGTGCATTAAGCATTTCCAAATTATACAGTGTGGTTTATCCTAAAAcattagttgttttgttttattttacagtaaACTATCTAGTCATAGGAAAATAGATCAGGTGTCgtcactgaggaaaaaaaagtcaaagaatttTGGTTTCTGATCcattggttctcaaactttggtCACAATACCTTGTTAGTAAAGCACATTATTCcttgagcaggtggtggtgctgtggatacagtatcagcctgggacactgaggacccagattcaaaaccacaaggtcgccagtttgcgtgtgaggtctctggcttgagcatgggatcacaaatattaccccgtggtcactggcttgagcccaaaggttgctgtcttcagcccaaggttgctggcttgagcaaggggttactggctctgctggatcctccctggtcaaggcacatatgagaagcaatcaaggaaaaactaaggtgctgcaactatgagttggtgcttctcatctctctccctccctgtctgtctgtccctgtctctctctctctctcttgctcactaaaaaaattaaaataaataaataaataaataaataaataaataaataaataaataaataaaataaagcaaattattAAGTTCTATCTGAAACTTACTGACCTATAGGGATCAGGGGTCTGTAACCTGTATTTCTAACAACCCCTTCTGGTGATGTTAAACAGAAGATTGCAAATTTTTAATCTAAACTATTGTTATCTCCAGCCATAGACACCCTTGGTTTGGCTGACTACttttgaaaacaaatgttttgGTAAAACAGTTGAGTCAGTTATTCGGCTAGGGTTAAGCAATTAACTTCCACATGTAAATTTAGTAGCAAGTTTCATCTTGAAATGTTCATTGGATGTGACTTATTTtgagtaatttatttttcattttctaagccCATAAATTTCAGGCTCTTCATTTTTCTAACTGCCACATTTATGCTCCCTTTTTGTGCATGCTTTAATTTGAATCTGTGTATACTGTCTTTTGCAAGTATTTGCTTAACATCTTTTAGCATCCAGGAAGTGTTTCTATGATACCTTTGCTACATCAAAATCAGGTGCAGATAACGTCAGCTCACATTACCATGATATGATCTAGCATGACCACCTTTAGGACCTGCTGCCTAGGCCTTTAAAATTCTACATATTaaacttcttccttttctctaagATGAGAATTTGAAATAATGCTTTGGGTTTCATGATCTGTTCTATTCAACAACTTCTTCTGTTGCTAATGAGATGAATGTGTATAGAAAGTAAAATGATTGGGCCCCAGGAGAAGGTAGATTTTCCCCAGTGGACCCCACTGGAGGGCTCTAAGTTATGGGAGAACTGTCATTGTAGTTAAAGATGTGCTTGGAAATGActactttcttttcctcttcaataTCATGAtcatcatcatttaaaaaaaatatttgaaaaggctTCATTTACAAACTACCTGGCCAACCAGAACAGAATTACTTAGCTGTCCCAAGTGAACCAGAGGGTCACTATTCTCTCCATTCTGGTGAATTATTCTTAGTTCAAAGGGGACAAAAAATTAATCctgatattttataattaagaatGACTCCCTGAGCGAACCACAAAGGAATGACCTTTCAAAAAACAGCCATCAGTGAGCCCAAGAATCAGTACAACCTCACCTCATTTACCTACCTTTTCTGCAAATATAACTTAGGCTCTAAATGCTACTTCAACAAACTTTATCAGAGCGCATCCTTTATGTGCCCTTTTTGCTATTACTTACCATTCTAAATGTAGTGTTTCTGCTCAAGCCTGTGTCCCTCAATTTCCTTCCCAACTAAAGAATAGCAGTTAATTGAGAATGGAAAAACCAGTCCCAGAACAATTACGAAAGTATAATAAAGTAAGTTTGAATTAGTATATGCAATGAAACAAGGTGAGCTGCACCGGAAGGTGTGGCTAGAATTCAGCATTTACAGTTAGGTCTCTGTGGCcaatgctgaaagagaagaggaaaaatcccTCCTTATACGGCAAACCCACACCTTTGGATAACTAGAAACCAGCTTAAACAAAACAATCAGGGAGGGCTCTGCTAGCCCATGCTATTCTACTATAGAAATGAAAGCATTGTATAAACGTGCTTTACCCATGTTGAAAGAAGGGTTTcaacactgctttttttttctctcatagctGAAAATTGCACTTTTCAAATGCCCAGATAATTCTGACTCAGTGTGTGCCAGGCCCTTATCTAGTCACTGGGCTATAATAGAAACAGGAGACAAAAGTTCTGACTTTCCCAGATTTTACCTTGTCACCCTGATGGGTCCTTTGAGATGATGGTTTActgatttgaatatttttctcagCTATCATGAAAGAGAAGTTCTAGGTTCACCACTCTTCCTAGAAGTTTCTTGCCAATGGCTTTCCCTTTTTGTGTGTGCTCTTGCTCTCTTTTATAACTTCTCCAACTGGAATGCCTCCTCCATGCTCAAAAGGTCAGAATCAAACAACTGGAAGCCGTTTCTAACCATTCAAGTTCCAAGGGAACATTTTTGACCTCTGAGCTCCCATGACATTTAGTAGATAACTAACTTCTGATCAGCCATAGTCTTCCCTGTTTCCTGGGTTATATTTTCAGTGGTGTGTATTTTAAATCCTATATAATTTCCTACAGGACAGGGACCATACTCACACTTGAACTCTGTCACTGTGCTCAGAGGATTCACCTCACATGCACTGAATTATAGCTTATTTAAGCTAGAAGGGACCACAGAGAACATCCAGTTTAAAGACAAAGTGCAGAGCATAGTcctgaagtgcaaaggttgccactttgatccccagtcagggcacatataggaacacaCTCTCTCGCTTGCTCTTTCTCACACACTcacattttctctttcactaaaatcaataaatttaaaaaaatgaaacaagtgaGGATCTTAGATCACACAACCAGTCAGAAGTAGAAGAGTGATTTGCACCCTTCCCTGTGAGTAATACTGTACAGTAATGGACCATCCTTTCTTgacacaaaagaagaaacataTTTTTCAGGGTTCCCACAGAAATTTGATTAAaagttgtgggggttttttcatgtaccatattttttgctccataaaacacactttttcccccctaaaagtagagggggaaatgcccatgcatcttatggagtgaaaaatacagtattttattaaatattttaacacaccatttggttcagaataattttttttcttaaaaccctaggtgtgtcttatggtcaggtgcatattacggagcgaaaaatacggtaatctATATGGTTAGTCTGGTCAAAGGTTTTGTTTATCAAAATGAAAGATACCAGTTGCTctgtttttaattctaattaagaATGCATTTACCCATGGTCCTTTGAACCATAGAGGATGTGGACTCTAGTcagtcattcactcattcattcagcacataTAAACGGGTATATATATAGCATAAATAAGATACTGTGCACACTTCTACATGACAAGGTTGAGGAGATGAAAAAACAAGTCTGGACTTCCCTCTAGTTACCAATCATGAATTCATTAGTGACCCTGGGACTTTAAATCCTTCTCCCATCTTCACTTATTTAAGAAAATCCGCTAACAGTCTATAGTAGCTGATGTTCTGTGAGTAGCTACGGACCTAAATGCCTTGTGAGAGCCTTGGAATTGTTTCTAGGAAATACTCTTATTGAGGAGTAGTTAGCACTTCTACATCATAGCTTAAGAGGCTGTACTTATGTAtaatccttttattattatgaatgtGTGCATTATGCGTCTATTGGCTGATGTATACTTTCCTCCATGATTTGTTTGGCTCCTGTTTCTTCTCTAGTTGGCATACATTGCCTGGGAGCACCCCTCCACCTAAAGTCCTTGGTGGTGCTCCTTTGGCAGCAAGATGAAGCCCAAGTTTTCCAGCATAGCAGgtaagggttgttttttttacagggacagaaagagaatcagagagagggatagacagggacagacagacaggaacggagagagatgagaagcatcaataatcagtttttcactgcgacaccttagttgttcattgattgctttcgcatatgtgccttgaccatgggccttcagcagatcgagaaaccccttgctcgagccagcgaccttgggtccaagctggtgagcttttgttcaaaccagatgagcccgcgctcaagctggctacctgaGGGTCTCGATCCtgcatcctccgcatcccagtccgacgctctatccactgcgccactacctggtcaggccaggtaaGGTCTTTTACCACCACCTGCCACTTCCATCACAGATGTGAGAGCCTAGCAAGCAGCAAACTCTGTGGTACAGCTTCCTTTATCTCCTTCTTCTCTAGGTCTTGCAACAACAGGCAAGTTTCCCTTTGACCCTTCCCACTCAAAGCCTAACGTACCAAGACATTCTTTCTCCCTTTGATTATCTCTTTACTTCAGAGATTCTGAGTCTCCTATCATTTCAAAGAAAGGATACCCTCTTCATTTGGGAACTGTGTTCTAGATAGTATCAcaactggaaaaatatttttaaatgtgtaaaaaataaagacttccaAATGGAATAGAGGGTAAGCTTCTAAGGTGGCCCTAAGGGAGGATAAACATGTCTAGCCAGAATAATTGGCTAGTTTGGGAGTAATTGCTTACAAAGTGAGCCACAGACATGGTTACTAAGGCTACAAGAATCAACTTTGTCTTTGTCTGCAGTCAGAGACAGGTCAGGAAGGCTGAGCTGTTCAGTCTCCATAAAAAAAAtgcatggggccctggccggttggctcagtggtagagcgttggcctggcgtgcaggagtcccaggttcgattcctggccagggcacacaggggaggcgcccatctgcttctccacccctccccctctccttcctctctgtctctctcttcccctcccgcagccgaggctccactggagcaaagtttgcccgggcgctgaggatggctctgtggcctctgcctcaggtgctagaatggctctgattgcggcagagcgacaccccagatgggcagagcattgccccctggtggatgtgccgggtggatcccagtcgggcgcatgcgggagtctgtctgactgcctccccgtttccagcttcagaaaaatacaaaaaaaaaaaaaaaaaaatgcatggtaTCTGTTCTGGTTAAGCAGGTCAGATGCTTATGAGGAAGGAAAGGTAACAGGCAACAGCCTTGCTCTATTGCAACAGGGGTTTTTAGAAAAGTTCTCCCATTgggatttcttaaaaataaaacccaagagTAGGGAAGGTTGGCCCAAGGACAGCCAAAAGGGCAGAGAGGAAAAACAGCTATATTTTCAGTACACAAACAATGCCACTTGAAGTAATGGATTAAATACAGAGGTATTATGTAAGTTCTCAATTTAgctagtgtaaggccagtagccacggccaccatcacagccgcctggccaatcaatgcaggttcgcatttgattcagacagatggtaatgaaacaacagagccaagaactggtgggccattagctttaattctagcttgcacctggcaggcaagaaatacacacagtgggaaaacacttccctttccattcagggctcccaaagccactgacttatccgagtttcctagaatcaaaagtttctacctcaccagccttattcacctctgttccccatctgcttctctctgcacaaactctgcacaaactggcttctccttcagcactccgccatgttgactgcttcttctctcctccacatggcctttctctgctctcctccagcatgggttcctctgccccattttatagtgtagaaatcaaaacctttaatccaatacacaaaccgggaagtctctgatacaaagtcacttagggtgggaaaggcttagtcttaaaactaagccttaggctataacaaccctgcctgcttacagcctgtcccccaaacccaatgcaaactataagcgagcaaatatatacactgtatatcatatttacaaacttatttaatcaACAGCTAATGTCTCTATTTCTTAATATAGAAACATTATTAATGCCTGTCCCCTAAGCCTGTGTATACTGAACCTCTGTGTCATTGGCCAGTTGGAAATAATAATGTAAACAGCCTGGTTGGCCTAATTAACTTAGGTACCTATATACTGAACACTTGGTCAAACCATACATATTTTAACATTCATCCTAAGTCAACAGGCTTTGAAATTACTGTCtgttgttttgaaataaaatatacaataaccaaatatttaaagatagtatttagaaaaagaaaagcttgggAATGAATTTTCCATTATCACAAACTTTCAGTAATTTCCTTTGCTTTACTCCATAGAAACACTAAGAATGAGATTGATCTGCTTTACTCATGTAATGGCTGCATTTTCTTTTGCCTACACATCCGAAGGTGGCACTTATGTAGAGTTTATTTGTGATGGGTCTTAAAGAATGAGAATTTAGTAAGGCAGAGAGGAAAACAATGTCCAAGCTGGAAGAGTGAGCAATGGGAACAATGACAGTGAGAGGAATGAAATACTACAGTGTCCTCAGGAAGCCATGTGTCATTCAGTGGGAATACTCTGTCCCTTGAATACTGGGGTATAGCATTACTCTTCCTACCCATACTGAGAGCAAAGCATCAGCATACCTCTACAGTTCTATTCCTTCCATAGCAGAGCAAAGACTTTTCAAAACGGAAAGAGAAAAATTGCAGTTTAAAGGACATTATTTCTTCATGGGGTGCGGGGGGAAGCTCTGAGGTGTTATGTTTAGATAAATAGTAGAGATGGGAAGGCATTCAGTAACTGAACTGGTGTTTCAGAGtcattttaaataagatatatttaCCTACATTTAAAAATAGCTGGTGAAAAAGATCAGGAGCATTGGGGATCGTAtggccataaaataaaaatagctggtAGGAAAGTGAAAGTTTGAAGAAGAGGACCTTTGGCATGCAAGAGCTTGGTTACTCCTTAACTCAAAACTATCATTTACACATAGGGGGAAAACATGCATTTCCTAGGTGATTGATAAGTGCGAAGGTATAAAGCACTTCCCTAAGCATTTGATGATGTACTTTGGGTGGGTAAGTCCTAAATATCTCTGTACTCCCCTAATCTGAACTTCATTTGTGGTCAGGATTCAAGTTATTTGCAGTGAAGCTTTAAAGTCTCATCTAAATTGGGAGGATATAGCTTGCAACTTGTTTTCTGGACCTCAACACTCTAGGATAGGCCCCATAGTGGATGCTGAAAGTAGGAAGAGAGGGGAGCCGTCACCTGATCTCAAAGTCCAGGGACCAGGATCCTTGCCGTTTCAGATCCCCTAGGACTGAAACTCTTGCGATCTCTTGTTTTAGAACACGGTAGGGTGGGGCTGAGAAGCTTTACAAAGGAGCCAGGGTGGATGAGGTTTATTTTACTTGtcacccagtcatttttttttctcatggaaGCAGCAGCATATTTGAGAGTGGAGGCTACATTATATTCCATGGGTCTCCTGGGAGAGTGGAGAGACCAGGTTACATGGATCATTGCCATGAGCAGCAGGAGGGGTGTGAGTGCTGTAGCCTGCTGGATGACTAGCAGAAAACTGTATGCCTGCCAGAACACATCATTTCAACTTTGGCTTTCCCTGTGCTAAATCCCTAATGGCAACAAcaaggggagggagtggaggtgtggtggggggagggtgcgGAGGCCaatgggaaatgaaagaaaagagatcTGAGAAACTAAGTCTGCAGAGGAAAGCAGTTACCAAGAGTTTTTGTGAAACAGCTCGCAGACGCAAgcctggaggcagagggagggaacaAGGCTGAGCTTAAGCAACCTGCTACTGGGATTTAGACAAAGGCGgtttgagagagtcagagaacgAGGCGGGGTCAGTTGCTAATGTCAGCATGGGGACAAAGCCAGCAGCTGGACTCCCGGCACGAAGCTGAATAAACTCACAGCATCTTCTTCAGGGTAGAAATTACTGGATTATGTACCAAAATAAGAACTCAGAGAAAAAAGTAAGTTTGCGGAAGGACTTACAGATTTTCACTGTCTTTGAAATCTCCTCCTCTTTGAGGCATGTCTTCATTGATGCGCTACCTCTTTATAGTTTCTGTCTCTTGTGTGAtcatttttattgtgttctaTGTGCTCAGTTTTGGGGGAGAGCCAAGCTTCCAGAAGCCGAATAACTCGGACACTTTGATGCTGACTCAAGTTTGCACGTCCTTTATCAGAGGCAAAGCCCCTTTCCTGTGGAAACACAAACTCATGATATATGAGAAGTCTTCTTGCAAAAAATACCTGACCCAGAGCCACTATATCACGGCCCCGTTATCCAAAGAAGAGGCTGAATTTCCCTTGGCATATACAATGGTCATCCATCACAATTTTGATACGTTTGCAAGACTCTTCAGAGCTATTTACATGCCTCAGAATGTCTACTGCGTTCACGTGGATGAAAAGGCAACAGCTGAATTTAAAGATGCAGTAGAGCAATTACTGAGCTGCTTCCCAAATGCCTTTCTGGCTTCCAAGATGGAGCCAGTTGTCTATGGTGGGATTTCCAGGCTCCAGGCTGACCTAAACTGCATCAGAGATCTTGTGGCCACAGCAATCCCATGGAAGTATGCCATCAACACCTGTGGGCAAGATTTCCCCCTGAAAACCAACAAGGAAATAGTTCAGTATCTAAAAGGATTTAAAGGGAAAAACATTACCCCAGGGGTGCTGCCTCCAGCTCACGCTATTGGCCGGACTAAATATGTCCATCGAGAACACCTGGACAGAGAGCTTTCCTTCGTGATAAGAACCAGAGCTCTGAAACCTCCTCCTCCCCATAATCTCACTATTTACTTTGGCTCTGCCTATGTTGCCCTGTCAAGAGAAttttccaactttgttctccACGACCCACGGGCTGTTGATTTACTCCAGTGGTCCAAAGACACTTTCAGTCCTGATGAACATTTCTGGGTGACACTCAATAGAATTCCAGGTATGTGAGATTTCATATTTTACATGCTGGCAATGTGCCACACTTTAATAGGGCTTTCGTTTGGGTAGAAGATGAAAACTGAAACAGGATTCTCACTCTAATCCTTTCTAAATACAGAAGGATTTTTTTATGTGATAATGCAATATTCTAGCACAGCCAAAGAATACTTTTCAGTAGTATTGCTTTGCAGTTCATGTTCTTTTGCATTTATCATCTCACAAAATCTTTACCACAATAGCTATTATTGTTCTCAATCCCCTCtagagttctttctttctctcaaatttgTCAAACTTGCTCTTACCACAGGGCCTTTGCCTTGGCCATTCTCCTGCCTACATCCCTAGACCTGCACAGGCATCTTCTTATCAGCCAGGTGTCACCTGAGCTGACCACCACACCCTgttttttttcaaagagtttaTCACCATTTAGAATTATCATACTAACTTATTTACATGGGTTTGTTCTTAGCTTCCTCTGCCTTAACTCCAGGAAGCCTggtcattttctattttgttaactGCTATACCCTCAATGCTTAGAACACATAGTAAACATAAATTACAtgagtgactgaatgaatgagtggcaAAGTATAAGGCTTTCTACAGGTGTCTCCCTAAGACCCAGCCAACTGAGAACTATGTGGACTCATGCATGTaccctacttaaaaaaaaaaaaagtagtttttttttaacttcagataAATAATGAGATTCTAAaagaagtgtttttctttttcatgaaaaCGTTTCTACCTTTACTAATGGAGCAGATCAACTGTTTTTAAAACCATATAAAACAAGATAGGATTTCTCCCAAAGGAAACAGCATGCTTTGGACTcagtgaaaaaaatacaaaatggatcTCTGATGAACTACACAGCATTCTTATGGCAAGAGAAAAGCGATCATTGTTCTTGTCATTGTGGGCC
It includes:
- the GCNT2 gene encoding N-acetyllactosaminide beta-1,6-N-acetylglucosaminyl-transferase isoform X3, yielding MSSLMRYLFIVSVSCVIIFIVFYVLSFGGEPSFQKPNNSDTLMLTQVCTSFIRGKAPFLWKHKLMIYEKSSCKKYLTQSHYITAPLSKEEAEFPLAYTMVIHHNFDTFARLFRAIYMPQNVYCVHVDEKATAEFKDAVEQLLSCFPNAFLASKMEPVVYGGISRLQADLNCIRDLVATAIPWKYAINTCGQDFPLKTNKEIVQYLKGFKGKNITPGVLPPAHAIGRTKYVHREHLDRELSFVIRTRALKPPPPHNLTIYFGSAYVALSREFSNFVLHDPRAVDLLQWSKDTFSPDEHFWVTLNRIPGVPGSMPNASWTGDLRAIKWIDMENKHGGCHGHYVHGICIYGNGDLKWLVNSPSLFANKFELTTYPLTVECLELRLRERTLNQSETAVQPSWYF